Part of the Gramella sp. Hel_I_59 genome, TTCGATCATATGCTGGATCAATTAGCCAGGCATGGACAAATGGACCTTACGATCAAAGTAAAGGGTGATCTGGAAGTGGATGAACACCACACCATCGAGGATACAGCCATTGCTCTGGGTGAAGTGTTCAATAAAGCGCTTGGAAATAAGCTTGGAATGGAACGATATGGCTTCTGTTTACCAATGGACGATTGTCTTGCCCAGGTAGCTATCGATTTTGGTGGTAGAAACTGGCTGGTTTGGGAAGCAGATTTCAAACGCGAAATGATTGGTAAAATGCCTACGGAAATGTTTTTTCACTTCTTTAAGTCATTTACAGATGGTGCCAGAGCTAATTTAAATATCAAGGCTGAAGGATCGAACGAACATCATAAGATCGAGGCAATATTTAAAGCTTTTGCGAAAGCTATAAAAATGTCGGTTAAACGAGATACAGAAAAAATGATCCTTCCATCTACAAAAGGAATGCTATAATGAAAATTGCGATTATCGATTACGGGGCAGGAAATATCCAGTCTATAAAGTTTGCCATTCAAAGATTGGGTTTTGAAGCTGTTCTTTCCAGTAATGCGGAAGAAATTCGAAATGCTGATAAGGTTATTTTTCCGGGGGTTGGAGAAGCTGGAAGCGCCATGAGAATGTTGCGATCCACTGGATTAGACAAGCTTATTCCAGATTTGAAACAACCAGTACTTGGAATTTGCCTGGGAATGCAATTGATGTGTAAATCTTCGGAAGAAGGAAATACTACTGGATTAGGTATCTTCGATGCTGAAGTGAAGAAATTTAATGCAGATCTAAAAGTGCCTCAAATCGGGTGGAATACGATCACTGAACTTCAAGGCAAACTTTTTGAAAATGTGTCTGCAGAAGAATATGTTTACCTGGTGCACAGTTTTTATGTTCCCGAATGTCATGATGAAATCGCCAGAACAAATTACGGAGTTGATTATTCAACTGCTTTAAATAGGGATAATTTTTACGGCGTACAATTCCACCCTGAAAAGAGCAGTAAAACCGGAGAACAGATTTTAAAGAACTTTTTGAACTTATAATATGCGAATTATCCCTGCGATAGATATTATCGACGGCAAGTGTGTAAGACTCTCTAAAGGAGATTACAACACAAAGAAAATATATAACGAGGATCCTCTGGAGGTGGCTAAATCTTTTGAAGCTCATGGTATTAAATATCTTCACCTGGTAGATCTTGACGGAGCTAAATCCAGTCATATCGTCAACCATAAAATTCTGGAATCCATTGCCTCAAAAACTTCTCTAAGAGTAGATTTTGGTGGCGGACTTAAAACCGATAAAGATCTGGAGATCGCTTTTGAATGTGGTGCGAAGCAGATTACCGGTGGGAGTATCGCGGTAAAAGATCCAGAGATCTTTAAATCCTGGCTTACCAAATTTGGAGCTGAAAAGATCATTCTTGGAGCAGATGCCCGAAATAAAAAGATTGCGGTATCAGGTTGGCTGGAAGAATCCAAACAGGAGGTAATTCCTTTTATTCAGAATTTTGAAACTGAAGGTATCAAATATGTGATCTGTACAGATATTAGCAAGGATGGAATGCTCGAAGGGCCATCTTTTGATCTTTATGCTGAGATTCTGGATGAAACTAAGGACATTAAATTGATCGCCTCTGGCGGAATATCTCATTTTGATGAACTTCCGAAATTGCAGGAACTTGGTTGCGAAGGCGTGATCATAGGAAAAGCGATCTATGAGAATCGTATTAGTCTGAAACAACTTGAAAATTATATTTTAGAAAACGAATAGGAGTAGACCTTTAAACTAAAAACTACTCAAAAACCTTGAAATTTTAGACCTGTGCTTACAAAAAGAATAATTCCCTGTCTGGATATTAAAAATGGCCGAACGGTAAAGGGCGTCAATTTTGTTGACTTGCGTGATGCTGGTGATCCTGTAGAACTGGCCGCTGCATATGCTGAAAAAGGGGCAGACGAACTGGTGTTCCTCGATATTTCAGCTACTGAAGAAAAGAGAAGAACGCTCGCCAAACTTGTTCTTGATGTAGCAGAACAACTTAATATTCCATTTACTGTAGGCGGCGGGATTTCTTCCGTAGAAGATGTAGATATACTTCTGAAGAATGGTGCAGATAAAGTTTCTATAAACTCTTCCGCAGTAAAGAATCCAGATCTTATTAATCAATTATCTGATAAATTTGGGAGTCAGTGTGTGGTGGTTGCTATTGATGCTAAAAATATTGATGGCAAATGGACGGTTCACCTGGTTGGCGGAAAAGTTCCAACAGAACTGGATCTTTTTGAATGGGCCAAAGAAGTAGAAAGCCGTGGGGCTGGAGAGATCCTGTTCACTTCCATGGATCACGATGGTACCAAGAATGGTTTTGCCAATGAAGCACTTGCCAGGCTTTCAGAAGAATTGAATATACCGATCATTGCCTCTGGAGGTGCAGGGAATATTCAGCATTTTGAAGATACCTTTAAGGAAGGTAAAGCTGATGCTGCTCTGGCTGCAAGCGTTTTTCACTTTAAAGAAATTGAAATTTCAGATCTAAAAAACAGTCTTAAAAATTCCGGTCTTCCGGTAAGAATATAATATTATGGATATCGATTTTAATAAAAATAACGACGGACTCGTTCCTGCGATCATTCAGGATCAGGATACTGGAAAGGTTTTGATGCTTGGGTATATGAATGAGGAAGCATATCTGAAAACCAACGAATCCAAAAAAGTGACCTTTTTCAGCAGAACCAAGCAGAGACTGTGGACTAAAGGTGAGGAAAGTGGAAATTTTCTGAATCTTGTTTCTATAAAATTGGATTGTGATAAAGATACTTTACTCATCAAAGTTCGCCCTGAAGGACCTGTTTGCCATAAAGGAACCGACACTTGCTGGGCTGAGGAAAACTCAACAGAATACGGTTTCCTTTCAGAATTGGAAGGCATTATCGCCAGCAGGAAAAAGCTGAGTGAAACACCTAAAGAAAACAGACAGGAAAATGAGAATAGCTATGTGGTTTCCCTGTTTGATAAAGGGCTCAATAAGATCGCACAGAAAGTTGGTGAAGAAGCTGTAGAAGTGGTAATTGAAGCCAAGGATAATGACGAAGATCTTTTCCTAAATGAAAGTGCAGATCTATTATTTCACTATATGATCCTGCTTAAAGCCAAAGGTTACGGACTTGAGGATATTGTAAAAGTTCTCAAGAAGAGACATTAAGAGTTAGTTTAAGACACTAATGAGAAAATTGATCCTGCTATTGTTCCTGCCTGCACTGAGTTTCTCTCAGAGCATTCAGGTCGATCAGGATCGATATACTGCACAGGAACTTATTGAAGAGGTACTCATACAAAGTGACTGCATTACAGATGTTGTGGTGACCAATGTTTCCGGAGCGAATTTTACCGATGGCAGTAAAAGTTTCGGATATTTTGATGCAAGCGGCACAGAGTTTCCTATTAGTAATGGCCTGGTTTTAAGTACGGGAAAGCTAAATACCATTTCAGAGCCTACTTCTAACCTTGCAAATGATTTTCATTCTAGTTGGGAAGGTGATAGCCAGTTAGAGGAAGAACTTAATATAGACTCCTATAACGCCACTATCATAGAATTTGATTTCGTGCCTAATGTGGCCGGCATTAGTTTTCGCTATCTTTTTGCTTCTGAAGAGTATCAATTTGATAACTCGGTTACTTGTAAATTTTCTGATGCTTTTGCTTTTTTCATTCGGAAGGCAGATGAAACCACTTATGAAAACCTCGCGGTCGTCCCGGGTACTCAAACACCCATTTTGAATACGACCGTCCATCCTTATATTTCTGATAATTGTCCAGCTGTTAACGAAGCTTATTTTGATCGCTTTAATTTTGATGCTGAAACGATATTCGATGGTCAGACGAAAGTTCTGAATGCTTTGGCAGCGGTAATCCCAGGCGAAACCTACCATGTGAAGCTCGTAATCGCTGATGATCTCAATGATAAATATGATTCTGCAGTATTCCTGGAAGCTGGAAGTTTTCAATCTAGCGCAGACCTTGGTCCCGATCGACTGGTTCAGAATAATGATGCTATTTGCTATGGGGAAAGTATTATACTTAAGCCAGCTACAGCAACAGGAGATCAGGTAGAATGGTACAGAAACGGTGTTCTGCTGCAGGATGAGAAAGGTGATCAACTGCTTGTAACCACACCTGGTGAATACTCCATTGAATTAACTTCTACGGAAGGCTGTATTGCACAGGGTAATGTCATAATAGAATATTATCCTCAAATAGATTATAGCCCGGCAGAACTTGTAGCTTGCGGTTTTTCTGATACTGATATCGCCAGTTTTAACTTGCCTGAAAGTGCTTCCCAAATTTTGAATCCGAGTCAGAGAACTGTGGTAGAAGAGTTTTTTATAAATAGATCAGACGCTGAAAACGGAGTTAATCAGATTATTGATTCTGAAAATTACAATTCTGCTGAGGCGACAGTTTACGGGACTGTTCACGATGGTTTTGGATGTTCCGAAATCGCAGAGATAAATCTAACTATAACTTCTGAAACCATTTTGAACGCATTTTCAATTTGTTCAGGAGAAGGATCTGGTGGTAAAGAGATAGAAATCAACAAGCTTAGAGACTATCTATTTCAGCAGAACAATAGTGCTTCCGACTTCCAGATTTACTTAAGTAAAGAAAATGCCTTAAGCGAGGATTCTGAAATACTAACAGACATTTCATTTTCAGAATTAGAACAGGGAGAGCTATACGTGAAAATTCTCGACCAAGAAGCTTGTTTAGGTTTTGCGGTTTTACCAATTCAAAACGCTGGTGCGGCTGAACTTCCAGAAGATTTGGTATTAAGTTTATGCAATGCTAATCAAGAAGAATTGTTGCTGGACTCTGGTCTGGACTCGAATGCTTTAGAAGATTTTACTTTTCAGTGGTTTTACGAAGAGGAGCTACTTCCGCAGTCATCCTCGAAAATCTGCGTTTCCCAACCAGGAAATTACAGAGTAGAAGTAACCAATCAAAACTCCTGCGTAAGTTCAAGAAACTTCGAGGTCAATCTTATAGAAACAGCCACCATTCAGGAGGTGGAAATAAAGAATCTTGCTAATGGATACGAAGTGGAGATTGATATCACTGGAAATGCAACCTATGAATATTCGTTAGACGATCCCGGGCAATTTCAGCCAAGTTCGATCTTTAGTAATGTCTCGCCTGGAATTCATACGATCTATGTTCGAGATACAAAAGGTTGCAATATGATTTCGAAAGAAATATCCATTTTTGGTTACGATCATTTCTTTACTCCAAACGGCGATGGTATCAATGATACCTGGACGGTTCATGGTATTGCCACAGATTATA contains:
- the hisF gene encoding imidazole glycerol phosphate synthase subunit HisF; translated protein: MLTKRIIPCLDIKNGRTVKGVNFVDLRDAGDPVELAAAYAEKGADELVFLDISATEEKRRTLAKLVLDVAEQLNIPFTVGGGISSVEDVDILLKNGADKVSINSSAVKNPDLINQLSDKFGSQCVVVAIDAKNIDGKWTVHLVGGKVPTELDLFEWAKEVESRGAGEILFTSMDHDGTKNGFANEALARLSEELNIPIIASGGAGNIQHFEDTFKEGKADAALAASVFHFKEIEISDLKNSLKNSGLPVRI
- the hisH gene encoding imidazole glycerol phosphate synthase subunit HisH; protein product: MKIAIIDYGAGNIQSIKFAIQRLGFEAVLSSNAEEIRNADKVIFPGVGEAGSAMRMLRSTGLDKLIPDLKQPVLGICLGMQLMCKSSEEGNTTGLGIFDAEVKKFNADLKVPQIGWNTITELQGKLFENVSAEEYVYLVHSFYVPECHDEIARTNYGVDYSTALNRDNFYGVQFHPEKSSKTGEQILKNFLNL
- the hisIE gene encoding bifunctional phosphoribosyl-AMP cyclohydrolase/phosphoribosyl-ATP diphosphatase HisIE, translated to MDIDFNKNNDGLVPAIIQDQDTGKVLMLGYMNEEAYLKTNESKKVTFFSRTKQRLWTKGEESGNFLNLVSIKLDCDKDTLLIKVRPEGPVCHKGTDTCWAEENSTEYGFLSELEGIIASRKKLSETPKENRQENENSYVVSLFDKGLNKIAQKVGEEAVEVVIEAKDNDEDLFLNESADLLFHYMILLKAKGYGLEDIVKVLKKRH
- the hisA gene encoding 1-(5-phosphoribosyl)-5-[(5-phosphoribosylamino)methylideneamino]imidazole-4-carboxamide isomerase, whose amino-acid sequence is MRIIPAIDIIDGKCVRLSKGDYNTKKIYNEDPLEVAKSFEAHGIKYLHLVDLDGAKSSHIVNHKILESIASKTSLRVDFGGGLKTDKDLEIAFECGAKQITGGSIAVKDPEIFKSWLTKFGAEKIILGADARNKKIAVSGWLEESKQEVIPFIQNFETEGIKYVICTDISKDGMLEGPSFDLYAEILDETKDIKLIASGGISHFDELPKLQELGCEGVIIGKAIYENRISLKQLENYILENE
- a CDS encoding choice-of-anchor L domain-containing protein; its protein translation is MRKLILLLFLPALSFSQSIQVDQDRYTAQELIEEVLIQSDCITDVVVTNVSGANFTDGSKSFGYFDASGTEFPISNGLVLSTGKLNTISEPTSNLANDFHSSWEGDSQLEEELNIDSYNATIIEFDFVPNVAGISFRYLFASEEYQFDNSVTCKFSDAFAFFIRKADETTYENLAVVPGTQTPILNTTVHPYISDNCPAVNEAYFDRFNFDAETIFDGQTKVLNALAAVIPGETYHVKLVIADDLNDKYDSAVFLEAGSFQSSADLGPDRLVQNNDAICYGESIILKPATATGDQVEWYRNGVLLQDEKGDQLLVTTPGEYSIELTSTEGCIAQGNVIIEYYPQIDYSPAELVACGFSDTDIASFNLPESASQILNPSQRTVVEEFFINRSDAENGVNQIIDSENYNSAEATVYGTVHDGFGCSEIAEINLTITSETILNAFSICSGEGSGGKEIEINKLRDYLFQQNNSASDFQIYLSKENALSEDSEILTDISFSELEQGELYVKILDQEACLGFAVLPIQNAGAAELPEDLVLSLCNANQEELLLDSGLDSNALEDFTFQWFYEEELLPQSSSKICVSQPGNYRVEVTNQNSCVSSRNFEVNLIETATIQEVEIKNLANGYEVEIDITGNATYEYSLDDPGQFQPSSIFSNVSPGIHTIYVRDTKGCNMISKEISIFGYDHFFTPNGDGINDTWTVHGIATDYTVQIYSRYGKLYTVLDPKNTRWNGKFENVDLPAGEYWFSLIQNGEVGLTGHFSLIR